The following DNA comes from Poecilia reticulata strain Guanapo linkage group LG16, Guppy_female_1.0+MT, whole genome shotgun sequence.
GGAAACTGCAGGTTTCCTGAGCTTCTTCCTGTCTGCCAACAGACTTTCACTTTCAATGAGTGAATTTTGACACTTCTAACACAAAGGCTTACTCTTGGTTagtgaaattatatttttttataacatatttAAACCTGGGTGAGTTATTCCTCCAATGTTGGACAATAAACCACACCTTCAGTCTTGAACTGTTTGGCTGtatgattagaaaaaaaaaaaactcaactatCTTAACTTTTGGCACTTGGCAAGCGTCGTGTTGGGTTCACGTCTTTTGACCCACAAACATGAGAACAGGGAATCAGATAAAGTTTACTTTAACAAAGATGAAATGTGAGATGGTGAGATTCTTGTCCTGTGGGTGGGAAGCCGAAGTCGTCAAAACTCTGAGGGTAAATTGAGAGAGATGGTGAGTTGAGGGTAAATTGGACAGATTGAATTCTGAGGAAATGGATTGATCTTACTTGGTGAGGAGGTTAGTTTAAGGGGAGAAGTACTGTGGTCTCTGAGGTTGAGGTCTCTTAGCAGGGGGTCCTTGTGATGATCCCGGTTCCAGTGTGTGGTCTTGATGGAGAGTTCTTTGGAGGTAGATGGAAGAGGCTTTGCggtggagggcggacaggtaagtTCTTGTGAGGAGAGGCGAGGAGCGGTCCGATAACCAGCCATGAAACCAGGAAAACTCAGAAAGCAAAGTAACACAACTAGCAAAACACTCGGGCCTCAAAGTGCTAGCAGACCGCTTCTCATGTACTCCTAGAAGAGGAGATGATTGATTGATCAGGTGCGCTgaatccagacagcaggaacgcCCTCCAGGAAGGAGCAGCCTCTTATCGCCATCTAGTGGATGACGAGGGAAGCAGCAGACAACAGAAAATCCACACAAAGACCGAAAAACCCAAGCTCCCCACAGTAAGGACTGGTATGTGCTGTATAAAGCATTTTGTTATTACTCCATCGTTAAGACTGTTGTGACAATAACTGGTAAATAGATAATCTGCACTTTTTACATTTGGGGTTCCCTcatttctgggtttttctgAAAGGCAAAACTtgcattcaaaataaaatttctcaAATTTCAAATGCAAGTCAAGTCAATACAACTCTACATTCCTGAGGGAAATCTAATAGTTTGTGTCATAATACAGAACTCCACAAAGGGTTAATAAATATAACTTTAACCGTAGATAGGAAAGACTTTTTGTGATCTGTGGTGCAGCGGcattgaagaagcctctgacctctgacactGATGTTAAATTACCATCTTGAGGAGAAAAGGCCCTTTTTTGTCCAtgaagattttcatttttctttgcacaggCAGATCTCAGATTAGAGGACTTTTTCATTATATGCAGCTACATGCATGTCATGTTTCTGTCCAGTtcataaaacagagaaaaacagctgGACATAAAAGGTTTGTCACATCAGAAACTACTCATTTCTTGAACTTCTGCAAACAGACTCATGAGATACAATGAGGGGATTCTGATCTTTCTCACAAAAAGGCTTAAATTGCACTCGATTAGtaactttttttctacatatcCTCTCCTGGATGAGTCATTACTCAAATGCTGGACCATAAGCCACACTTCCAATCTAGAACTGCTTGTCATACTCTCTCTGGATTAACTAATCTCCACGTTTATCTGGAagatatacaaaataaaaatgtcacaacttTTGAATGTGCtaatgtggggttttttttggatGAGGAAAAGACAAATCCCATCATGTGTCGTTGATGAAGTGCTTCATTCAGGTTCAGCTCGAGTtgaggttaaaacaaaaaacactttttccaaACAGCAACTCTTAAAATCTGTTGCAATCAGACAAGTTCGTGAAAAACCAAGTGAACACCCACTTACCACAAATGTAGGTTAACAGAAACTGAATAATCTTCTGTTCTTCTTGAGAGGTTTTCCTAAAATAACCCTTCTGGCAGACTGCAAGAGGAACTACGTGGCAGCTTCTGTTGAATTCATTTaaccaaataaagaaaaacctgtGAAGCTTTTTCAGAGAACAGGAACAGAAACTTATGAAATGTGAAGATAGGAAACTTGAACTAACTATGAGGCTACACTATATGCAGACAACATTACAAACTGTGTTATTGTGTGTtaaatatatattgaaaaaCAACTATTAGTTCTCAAAATTATTGTCAAGcataaacaaaaccaacatatttttttccatattcatTCATCTTATCTCTGAGGCCACATGGTGAATAGCTTTGATGTGTGTGATGGTGCATAAAAACCACGGGCCTCCTACACCTCTGCTGTAGGAAAGTATCTTCTAAAAACTGGCTGTAGGTTTGGaaattgtttatatatatatatatatatattccgtTAGACCTCACTCGCTCATCTTTACTCATTCCAGCCCAAACTGGTTCCCCATAGTTCAAGTGTAGTTCTGTGCCTGTTACTGGACAGACACAGCCCAGATCTGGTAATTCAAGATTCACTGTCATCAGTGAATAAAACAGTAGTAAATCTGTCTTCAGATATTTCTTGTCTCAGTTATTACATTTCAACTTTTGTGTCTCATTAtgaggtgtttgtgttttcaatttCCATTTATAATACTATTGAACAGAAAACCAGTCAGTCCTGCTTCTTGTACAACAAGTTACATGTTGCTATCTGTGACAAAGTAATTATAACACCTTtcaaaaaagtgcaaaaaaaaaagccacaagcAATTTGTGGCACTCATCaaattttcaatgtattttttcaaatgaaactaTTTTACCAACAATGAAACTGTAGTAGAAAACTGGTACAGAGATCTTCCATGTTTGTGTCATTTCAAAAGTTAATTCAGTTTTGGAAGTTGTCGTCCTCCTGCTGTAAAGTTCATTAAGTGACAGCCTCTATTTCAGATGTTACACTGGTCTTATCTCACAGTTACAGCTTCTGTTTCAGTAAATCCTCAGCTCATCAGTTATTTGTATTTATCTCAAGGATGTTCCCGATAAGAaccaacacaaagacacaaaacagtGTTTAGTGTATCTGTCCAACACGCTACTGCATAATGTTACACatctaaatgcaaaaatattacaaccagaatgactgaaatatttacaaatgcaTCTTAAAAGATAAGTTGAGGTACTTTTGTCTAACAAAAGGTCCACCTGAGAGTTACTCTTATAATTcatgctgtttttcttgttctatttttgtcattaagTCTATAATCAAGATAATCTTCTAACAGCAGCTTGGAGCATGCATCGCACACCAACTGAGCTGTCAGTacgtttatttttgctttattgtatCACTTCCTTTTTTCTAGTTTGTAGCTACAGTGAAATAAAGGTGGTTGCCTCAAACACCAcggctgaaaaatatttctcaccAAGCTGTGTTATAAACTCATCCGCCGCTTTCTTCCACAAAGGCAGAGTTAAAGCTTTCTCCACTTTTTGGGTGGGAATTCCCTTGAAAATCCAGATCAACATAATTGATATTGCGAGGGAGGTGAATCTTTTTGACAGCTAAGCATAGCTTCCTTTTAGCGCTCCTGCGATCCTCTTCTTTTCTGGTTAGGACGTCTTGCAGCTCGACAGTGTCCTCCTTTAGGCGTCCCCAGGACAGTCTCTTGGGGGAAGCGAAGCCAGTGGACGACGAGTTACCCATTAGAAAAGCTGAGAGCTTCACTGTGCATGGATCAAATCTATCcagtaaaacacaaagtgtaagaattattgtaaaaataaatttacacatGTCAGAGAAATATgactgtacattttcttacctTTATGGAGCAGATTACAAGAGGTCATATTCCTTCTGCTGATCTGGCTGCTGAAGTCCTGATGCACTGCAAGAGATAGTCAGACTCCTTCATTTTAAAGTCCTGAGGTTGCGACCTCATCGGACATTAACTGATCAATTAATTACATCACTAAGAGACTGTAAATACAAAAGTCAATCAGTGTTTGATTAATGGCTCTCTTCCTCAGCTCTTTCTGTTTATCACATTGTAAATAAGCTTCATTCGTAATCGGCCTGGAACCTCAAGCGatcaaacattttgataaaaacaattacatgtCAGTTGACTTATCATCCCCAATGGATATAATAGTACAGGACAGTTCACTTATAATCATACAAAGACAATATTGCAAAGTAATTATAAACCCTCTTGAGTATAAAAGAGTGTTAACAACTTTAGTCAAGGTGACATGGTTCAGcatatattttccaaatgtcaGGAATAAAAAGTAGCATGTGGAATCACATgttgaaactctgaaatttaTTGTGCAAGATGGAAAAATGTATGCTTACTAACTAAACCTGATAAATTACATTAAGCTCATGATTCTATGTGCTACTTGTAAACAAGTCTATTCTTTTAATCATGCATTTTTCTTATAAAACCAGACAGACCAGTGATAAATCGTTGTCTTTGATGGTCTACATAAGGATAATATCGATGACAGGGGGAAGAAATGTTGTCTGTTCTTTAGTATTTCTAAACCGCCGTTTTAGCCTGAAGAAATACATGATTTTGATCTTTTAACACCAAAATTGGTCTGATTATTTGTGCAATAGATGTAGATACCAGCTTTCAAGGAATGTTCTGCTAAAGTCTGATTATTACCAGTAAGTGTTGCCTGAAATGTTGCAAGAACCTCTGCCAGtctccatttcctgtttcaaGTGTAGATCTTTCAAAATATAACGCTATTTGAGCAGCAGAGGTCTCTAGAGTTCAATTCAAGTCTCGCAAAGCAATTTCTGTAGGTGTTTTTCAATACTGAACAATGCGTTTCACACCGATGCTGATTTTCCTGTGACCTAGCCTTACTTCTTAAagaatacactgtaaaaaatacagtcattacacaaaataaagtgaagACAACCAAGGACATGCCCTGCAACGTACTGCTGAAAGCCACCaagaacaaatgtaaaaatgactcAGTGGATTTTTATTCATACCAACTTTCTTAATTATCCCACAGTCTTACGATCACAGACATTTTAGTTAATATTCTTTAGATCTCCTTGTCTTTCAGAAACGTATTTATTATGTGGAGATGTATGCATTTCTGTTAAGGcagggcattttttttttttaccagatcaCTTCTCTTTTTGGTTTAATGTGTTGATTTAACGatagaggaaaaacatttttctcttttctgtcgCTCTGTTTAAACCAGTGATCTTTATACAGCCAGAGGAAATCTGAACCTGATGACAAATTGAATTTCCTTTGGGTAAAGCCAATTGTAGCTTCAAGCATGggaaagataaaaacaagaatctAGCATTTTCTTTCCTGGTTAAGTGTCAgagattctgtgttttaaaatataacagcGATTTGCATACAGATGAGTAATAGACCTCGAGTGAGACCACTCCCTGTTCTCTGCATCATTAACTCTGGCTTCACTGCCTCTGCACACACGCTCTTACATTTTCACACACGCTGAAAGTAATTGTGGCACCTGCCAAATTGcagaaaccaaaccaaagaATCATTCTTCAGAAGTGTTTTCAGAAAACCGCTGTGACAAGTCAGAGACGCCATTAGGTAAGATTTTGACAATTGTAATAATTGCACCAAACTtagctttttcatatttttctaataaagtaagggcttggttaaaaaaaaagggggggggggggatgcagATTAGCAGTGATAAATACAATGAAAGTAGTGATTAGATTTAATACTGTCTCTGCTGATTGTTcttaatgtaacattttgatttaaattaggatattattatttttttaattatttttttctgaatacttgattcagtttaaaaatatatatatcccCATTAAAAGGTTAAATGATTATAAAATGATGGAACTATTTGATATTATTGTAAATAGAAAGCATAGgtaaggaaaaatgttttaacaaaagcaacaaaagttgCATCCCAAaagtatatgtatatatactttatataaaaacacaaatgaatacACAGAAGAACAAACCAAGTTCCTCTTACTTTAACATCGTGTATCTTCATCTGCTGTTTTGAACTTTCCCCAGTATTATTCATTTTGATATAATCTGTtcacaatgttttctttgctaAATGAGTAATTATAAATTGAATATTTCAAGCAGCAATTTAATCCACGGAGAAACCAGTTATGTCATTATTAAGAGCTTTTATTGCAGGCAGATTTCTGACTCAAAATAGGAGGTCCTGCACATTCACTTTCATAACATGTCATTTTCATATTGAagattatcaaaataaatacttttcaagATTATTTGTGGGTGGagttcatattttcattttgggtgaCTATATACGTAATAGTTTTGCaaattgaatgttttcattttgcttttctgaattCCACACAAATGTTCAGATTTAGCATTCTGCTTAGATGCGTCTTTTgttctgaatttgttttatttttttccgtCATTATGGCGTTGTACCCAAACCCCCACCTAACCTCACTTCCCAGTTTCTCACTCATATGTTTCCATATTTATGATTGGGAAATCACCACACtaaattaatttcagagtttggtcttccttatttattttagtctcagattccatttttttatttgtgttattctTTTAGATCAAAGTCAACTCTCCTGTGTAGTTATTTAATACTGTAATCAATCTGCTGGTGCAGATGCAATGCTCATTTCTGATTAACTTTTATCGCTGATGGACTCTGAGACTTTAATCATTTCACATCCTTGATTTTAGTATTTtagcaaaacaattaaattaaatctcctTATTAAGTTTTTAATCCTTGGGATTGatataatattttgtgtttgtttttctccattataAATTCCTTCAGATTTGAACAATCAAACCCACAGGGTTTTTCGGCACAATGGACCACGAGAGAAAGCTCAAGATGTGTTTGGTTTTGGCTGGTGAGTGTTTAGTAAAttactccatccatcttcttttgCTCCTCAATAATTATTTGTAACTTTGTGCTTTGGTTCTGATCAGTGATTTGCAGCCCTGTGCTCGGAGATGAGTGGACGGCCGATGTTGTAAAGTCCATTGACGCTCTGGTGGGCTCCTGTGTTGTGCTGCCCTGTACAGTCAGTCATCCTGGGACTTACCTGTCTACCTCCAGAATCAGGGGCATCTGGCATCGAAAGGACAAATGGAACGAGATSTWCTACCATGAGGACAACACAAAGATCCTGGACAGCTTTAAGGGCCGAACCAAGTTGCTGGGAAACCTGGGTCAGAACAACTGCACCTTAGAAATAGTTGAAGTTAAAGATCATGACAACGGCCCTTTCTGCTTCCGCATTGAACTTGTACGAAAAGACAACAACCAACCCACTACAGAAAAGTTCTCCTTTGTTGAGAAATGTGCTGATATCAAAATGATCCGTATGTATATACTCCACATGCTGTATATYAATGCTGCTTGTTTGTTTAACCCWTTTTTACTTTAACTGCTTCCTGTATTTGTTGTTCACAGATGACAAACCTAAACTCAAACTGGGTCCAATAAAGACGGCCACTCCAGGCAAACCCTACATCCTCACCTGCTCTGTTCACCACACCTGCCCCTCGCATCGCCCTCAGATTAAATGGAGTCGGGAAAATAAGGATGATGAAATCACTGAAGTTCATAAACTCATTCATTCAGGGATCTGGGAAGCAGAGTCCATCCTGTCCTTCGTTCCTGAGGAAAAGGATGACGAATCAGAGCTCATCTGCACAGCATCATTTAATGGAGGAATGAAATCAGAGGAAAAGTTCACACTTAATGTAAAACGTGAGATAAACTTtggtttgcttttttgttcattttgaaaatcctCTCAGAAGAACAGCCATTTTAAATCCTGCCCACTTgttgcaataaaaaagaaatggtttacatttgttttgcagGCATAGAAAACTACAACCACATCATCATTCCTGCTGTTGCTGTCACTGCCACTGCTGTGATATTTGGACTCTTCTGTGTTTTGATGGTGAAGAAATACAAGTGAGTAACAAAATACCAAACTCATTTTCACAAACAGTGAACATGAAAAACATCCTGGCAATTGGTTTCAGATgtctaatattttaacaaatgtttggTCTTTTAAAGGAAACGTATTCAAGAGCTTCAAAGTCAAGATGGCAGGTATAAAAAAGACAGTTTGCTCACAGTCACAGCTACATTTAACTACATTATTATAACACACTTTACTTTTCAATCATTAGCATGTGGAACAGGATGTCTAGACTGTCTCGCCGGTGAGAAATAGTCACTTTCCAATGAATGTCCATGCCTCTGTTAGAcagttaaaaatgattattCTCATCTTAATAACATTGTACTTATCTAATATAACATTTAATTCAGTATATGACATTTTCAGGCTTCGACCTGGAGCCTCAGGACCAACTCCTTCTGATCAAAGGCAAGAGATTTTACTTTTCTCAATGCAGCACTGAATTGAAGAGAAAAAGTTCTTCTTTTCTGCTGTAGCTTCAAATAGACCTGCAAACTGCTgagttagtgttttttttttaagtgtaaaagATGAATTCCTTTTTTGACTTTAGACAAAATGCTTCCTAAAACATTTGCATACTTTCTGttccttctttgtttttcccagAAGATCTATTTGGAGCAGATTTTCAAGGTAACTGGAACTTTTAGTTGCTTTGTAAAAACCTTACGCATAAGACAAGCTCTTGTCTTTGTATTTGAAATATTACACATATAGTATTTAATTTGTCTTTAACAGGAGACCCCAAAGGAACCAGCATGATCAAAGGTGAatatttaacttaaagaaaCTACAAGTTCTAAAGTTttcttggtgtgtgtgttttaattgtaaaaaccGTTATTTGAATCATTAGTCCCAATAATGAAAACTCCTGTGGTGGACAGAAAACTAACAAACCTCGCTTCCCGTCTCCGAAGAGGTAACCACTTCAATTagatttatgaaatattttctatgaAAAGTTTCTAATTGTTATTTCTGCTGTCGGGGTGGGACCATAAAGCCAACAAAAATCCAACAATTACAAACAGGTatgattcagtgttttttccGGTTAATTAAAATTCAGTCCATTTTTTATAAACACCCTTATTCTTCATAGGACCTGGATGACAACGACGACTACATGAACACTGCAGACTTGAATATTTATGGAAAcgtgtgaaaatgtaaaacgtGATGATCAAAGTAAATAGCCAGTGTAATTATCAGCATCCTTTGTTTCAGCAAACCGGTTGtattcttttgatttttctgatttaatgatGAATTAAGGTACATGCTTTACATATGCACAGATTTAAGTCTTTATAATACCGGCTAAGCTAACATATGCTACGTTTACTGCACCCTCATCAACTGTGGCATCCCtgccaataaaaatgaaagggCCTGTGTGCTCACAGTGATTATTTGTATAAATCACAAATGTATCCATTCATCCATGCATACTGTGTTTCAGCCAATGTTTGATTTATAACTATGGCAAATATTTTCTACATgcaaataaacctttttaaaagaaaacagagatgtTTTATTGGCACTCTTTGACAAATAGTgacaataaactgaaaactgcTCAAATATTACCATTGGGGATGTTGCAACCAATGTACAGGGCTCAAATTAAGCACTAAAGCAATAGATTGGTTCATGTgtacaaaagctttaaaaattttatcaaattattaaaatgttggaGTTGCTTAAAGGATGGCCAGAAGTCTATCTGCTGTCCATTCTCAAATATTCCTGGCTAGGGTCACGGGGGAGTTAGTGTCAGTGATCAACGTCCAAGATGCCCATTATCACAACGTTTCTCCATGAAGcctttaacaaagttttgtAATTGTTGCTAccgctagtttgaaggagctgagttgggGAGTCGTTCTCTGTGAGACAGAGCCTTGGCATGGggctcagaggaggaggagccgaGAGGAAAAGGCGGCACTTGGTGAGAAATGGCTGCCactggagattaaaggattacTCAAATAATTATGAAAGAGTCAAAGACACACtccatgtttttgatgagggaataacattatgtaaagctcaaaaaagtccaTTTTACAACCCTACCCCCCACACCCACTAACATAACGTGCAAGTTTACGGAGAAATCTGCAAAAGTGTTTAAATGGTTCAtctcacattttaaaagaaataaacaattttaatgaTCCCTAAGACATTtggtggtaacactttatttgaaagggtatgcataagactgacatggcCTAAAGCTCTCCAAGACTTGATTTAGAAAATTACTCAAAGCACACCAGCTAATCCAACTCTAAAAAGCGTGAAAAAAATCAGAGGCTTGGGCATTTCCTAGTTAAAGTCTGGATTTACATCCAATTCAGATATTTTAACTCATTGTCAATTATCATAAATACTTGATGACAGTCAATCCCACTAAAGATGGCAGAAAAATTTCTAAGGCTTGGAGGACATTTTCTATTTCACCTATGGGTAGGTTGGTTTATATTGCGTATTACTAGTACATCATTTGAATACTTGATGTCACATTTACTGAacgatgtttgtttgtttgaggttgtctttgtttggttttaaaattcatttggTGACTGACCAAGTAAGCAAAAGCAGAAGTCAAATACAGTTTCACAGCACCGTACACCATCACTCTGCAGGTTTTTAGAAAGTCAGTCAGCAACAGTCCTGTGAGCTCAAAACATCCCTTTAATCCAAACAGAAAGGTTGGAAGTTTTATAACTGAATAATTGAAGGGATTATAGTTTATCACGTTTAACAAGTTTCCTGttataaagtattaaaatatatgtgACAGAAAGcagtttatatataaattattttcatatttcctaGCTATAAGTTAGGTGCATATAGCTGGGTATTTCCTGATGACAGCTTCTGGTGTTCAAGGCAatcgttttttttctccatggtTCATTTAcatcacacaataaaatgtaaaacggAGACAGAGGTTGAGCGGCATCTAAGAAAATATTTACCCTTTCATGCAATCTTAGTTcctttttatgttaaaaaggTAACCAGCTCCAGAGTTTTAAGTATTTGTCTttctaaatcaaatattttaaatcaaaaagtgAACAAATGCTATCTTCATTCACAATTTAACTTTTCCAACCCACTTCACTGAAGAGACTTTAATCTGTCACAAAGTGGAGATTGGAAGGTGAATCAAGAAACTCCTGGTTTTAATCTCCCTGCTGGTCCCTCAGATTCATCTCTGATGGTAATTATATTCTGAGAGCATTTCTCCTTTTTGGGTGAGATGGTGTTCATCTTAAGAACCAGGGATAACACATGTTGCTAACATGAGGCGTCATAATCACAACTCAAATGGTTTTCATCTAACCTGTTGCTGGAGTTCAccaggtggctcgggcatctggtaaggatgcctcctggacgcctccctggtgagatGTTCCGGGtacgtcccaccaggaggaggcctcagggaagacccaggacacgctggagggactatgtctctcagctggcctgggaacgccttggggttcccctggaggagctggaagaagtggctggggagagggaggTCTGCTCCGATCTACTCTGCTTTGCACTGAGTTCGTCTCCCG
Coding sequences within:
- the LOC103478708 gene encoding myelin-associated glycoprotein-like — encoded protein: MDHERKLKMCLVLAVICSPVLGDEWTADVVKSIDALVGSCVVLPCTVSHPGTYLSTSRIRGIWHRKDKWNEXXYHEDNTKILDSFKGRTKLLGNLGQNNCTLEIVEVKDHDNGPFCFRIELVRKDNNQPTTEKFSFVEKCADIKMIHDKPKLKLGPIKTATPGKPYILTCSVHHTCPSHRPQIKWSRENKDDEITEVHKLIHSGIWEAESILSFVPEEKDDESELICTASFNGGMKSEEKFTLNVKRIENYNHIIIPAVAVTATAVIFGLFCVLMVKKYKKRIQELQSQDGSMWNRMSRLSRRLRPGASGPTPSDQRRSIWSRFSRRPQRNQHDQSPNNENSCGGQKTNKPRFPSPKSQQKSNNYKQDLDDNDDYMNTADLNIYGNV